Proteins found in one Fusarium keratoplasticum isolate Fu6.1 chromosome 12, whole genome shotgun sequence genomic segment:
- a CDS encoding Zn(2)-C6 fungal-type domain-containing protein, which yields MTTPSSVHASTPLSETSSIAGTKRSLPKSPETRRESENRRKGPKTRRACDHCKLKKLKCTGTLPCDGCSKKSIDCHYDTQYRRGRPPTPPVLPRPDMYMSPESSHQQNAFFADETLASRATSQGPPGLETAEIEGQFFDPTSNLTFIHRAWKRLALQTQQAEPGVLTGSENLQPLISAGDKPFSTSNEGGLMFVDQAAAYELFKFYFDNCVVTYRVLNQQYCHSWLGHVLSNVHNGQPLEVGLGHAKAAIVVNILAIASLRQHKISETFSSNDGTSFPLQQSERYFLSASDLTARETGLPRLESAQARILQVLYLLQTSRMNQAWYVFGNTVPIVSALGLHRKSHRYRNGGRPQMDYILSECRKRTFWVVYTIDKYLAVVFGRPRFYHDNDIDQEYPDRVNDEDMTPQGPSQSEPAMDCHIDSLIFHARIAAIIENVSREVYSIKKMRTEERLASAQSFTEKLHEWRQALPPHLGTVRPSSLIPAFSRQVTALKLAYCHAIMHTTRPFLLDHSENASPALEACVTECIGAAKLALEIVDRMFSEATTVIHFLWWMPYVTFCALAVVYVWEIQQKSGISVSNDNVSLFALAERCQSHLAKAMSSDSASRRYSIIIEELRQEARHSPSQSSMRAVQSQQEALMTSGDDEHGSSSMLDNELGSMFGDQGESTTSFQSMLNALSQWQPTDWLDLDSSVSVSLIEWAIIANLPKAFSFFSQLEDSMIY from the exons ATGACGACCCCCAGCTCTGTCCATGCTTCCACTCCTCTATCCGAAACTTCATCTATCGCTGGGACAAAGCGATCTCTCCCAAAATCACCAGAAACGCGTCGTGAATCCGAAAATCGCCGGAAGGGGCCCAAGACCAGACGAGCGTGCGATCACTGCAAGCTCAAAAAGCTCAAATGCACCGGCACATTACCATGCGATGGATGTTCCAAGAAGAGCATCGACTGTCATTATGACACCCAGTACCGGAGAGGGAGGCCACCGACTCCCCCTGTGTTGCCACGACCTGACATGTACATGAGTCCGGAGAGCAG TCATCAACAGAACGCATTCTTCGCAGACGAAACCTTGGCCTCGCGCGCCACTTCTCAAGGTCCTCCAGGGCTAGAGACGGCCGAAATCGAAGGCCAATTCTTCGATCCGACTTCAAACCTCACCTTCATCCACCGGGCTTGGAAAAGGCTCGCTCTCCAAACTCAGCAGGCAGAACCCGGTGTCTTGACCGGATCTGAGAACCTTCAGCCGCTCATATCAGCCGGAGACAAGCCTTTCAGCACAAGTAACGAAGGCGGCCTTATGTTTGTCGACCAAGCCGCAGCCTACGAACTCTTCAAGTTCTACTTCGACAACTGTGTTGTGACATATCGTGTCTTGAACCAACAATACTGCCACTCTTGGCTTGGGCATGTCCTGAGCAATGTCCACAACGGCCAACCTCTGGAAGTTGGCCTAGGCCATGCAAAGGCAGCAATCGTCGTGAACATCTTGGCCATTGCAAGCCTTCGTCAGCACAAGATATCCGAGACCTTCTCTTCCAACGACGGAACCTCCTTTCCGCTGCAGCAGAGCGAACGGTACTTTCTCTCAGCGTCAGACCTCACTGCCAGAGAAACCGGACTGCCTCGATTGGAATCAGCCCAGGCGAGGATCTTGCAAGTGCTGTACCTGCTCCAAACCTCGCGCATGAACCAGGCCTGGTATGTGTTCGGTAACACGGTACCCATCGTGTCTGCGCTAGGTCTACATCGAAAATCCCACCGATATCGCAACGGAGGTCGCCCACAGATGGATTACATTTTGTCAGAATGCCGAAAGAGGACTTTTTGGGTCGTGTATACTATCGATAAATACCTTGCGGTGGTATTCGGCAGGCCGAGGTTCTATCACGACAATGATATCGATCAAGAATACCCTGACAGGGTcaacgacgaggacatgACGCCCCAGGGGCCATCTCAGTCAGAACCGGCGATGGATTGTCATATTGACTCTCTCATCTTTCATGCGAG AATTGCAGCAATCATCGAAAACGTATCTCGAGAAGTCTACTCCATCAAAAAGATGCGCACCGAAGAACGCCTCGCATCAGCACAGAGTTTCACCGAGAAACTACACGAATGGCGACAAGCCCTACCACCTCACCTCGGAACCGTCCGACCCTCGAGCCTCATACCAGCATTTTCCAGACAAGTCACAGCTCTGAAGCTGGCGTATTGTCATGCGATCATGCACACTACTCGCCCTTTCCTCTTGGATCACTCTGAAAACGCCAGTCCGGCATTGGAAGCTTGCGTGACAGAGTGCATCGGCGCCGCGAAACTGGCTCTAGAGATCGTTGACCGCATGTTCTCCGAGGCCACTACTGTCATTCATTTCCTCTGGTGGATGCCTTACGTGACGTTCTGCGCTTTGGCTGTTGTGTATGTATGGGAGATCCAACAGAAATCAGGCATCTCGGTGAGCAATGACAACGTCTCGCTGTTTGCCCTGGCCGAGCGATGTCAGAGTCATCTTGCCAAAGCCATGTCATCTGATTCCGCAAGTCGGAGGtacagcatcatcatcgaagAGCTACGACAAGAAGCGAGGCACAGTCCTTCTCAGAGCTCCATGCGAGCTGTGCAATCCCAGCAAGAAGCGCTAATGACGAgtggtgatgacgagcaTGGGTCAAGTTCAATGCTTGATAATGAGCTTGGTTCGATGTTTGGCGACCAGGGTGAATCAACAACCAGCTTTCAGTCCATGCTGAACGCACTGAGTCAGTGGCAACCAACAGATTGGCTTGATCTTGATTCTTCGGTGAGTGTTTCCTTGATCGAGTGGGCGATAATTGCTAATCTCCCAAAGGCTTTCAGTTTTTTCTCACAACTGGAGGACTCTATGATCTATTGA
- a CDS encoding MFS domain-containing protein, whose product MTTQIDVERVSHEKSGIMHSEHQRGGLSEGDFDFLRTFPEDRKKAIIRKVDLRLIPMLVLLYLIAYLDKTNIGNAKIEGMTEDLELKGIQYNIVVAIFFIPFVLCEVPSNMILHRFKRPSWYMGGIVFAWGTIMTLTGIVQNYGGLLAIRFLLGIFEAGFLPGAILIISNWYLPNETQVRIAILYTSAATGGAFSGLLAFAIAKMDGMAGLEGWRWIFIIEGLFTVIVAIMCVFLLCDSPALSTRWLDADEIRYLELRQLSRRATMPGDYKDNHSHFNWAIFKDILFDYKIWLLFFANWSNAVPNYAMKFTMPSILKGMGYTSSHAQLMTIPPYAVGAISAYVFAIFADKYSWRYPFILGPQCCLVTAFIILFAKSGDVENSIAACYFAVCLACFGMYPILPGVNAWNVANTPDPAKRSVNIGLLVCVGNIGGLIGSYIYLDREAPRYPTGYGTSLAFGLAGIIAATLLEFLLKRDNAKKAQMSEDEIRERYTDEELMQMGEKSPLFKWAL is encoded by the exons ATGACTACCCAGATCGACGTCGAGCGTGTCTCGCACGAAAAGTCTGGCATCATGCACAGCGAGCACCAAAGGGGCGGTCTCTCGGAAGGAGACTTTGACTTCCTTAGGACGTTCCCGGAAGATCGcaagaaggccatcatccGCAAAGTTGAT CTGAGATTGATCCCaatgctggtgctgctgtaTTTGATCGCGTACTTGGATAAGACCAACATTG GAAATGCCAAGATCGAGGGAATGACTGAAGATCTTGAGTTGAAGGGCATCCAATACAACATTGTCGTGGCCATCTTCTTTATTCCTTTCGTCCTGTGTG AGGTCCCCTCCAACATGATCCTTCACAGGTTTAAGCGACCGTCCTGGTATATGGGAGGTATTGTCTTTGCTTGGGGTACCATCATGACCTTGACCGGAATCGTTCAGAACTACGGTGGTCTTCTGGCTATTCGCTTTCTGCTTGGTATCTTTGA AGCAGGTTTCCTCCCCGGCGCaatcctcatcatctccaactgGTATCTTCCCAACGAGACACAAGTCCGAATCGCGATCCTCTACACATCTGCTGCCACTGGTGGAGCCTTTTCCGGCCTTCTTGCAttcgccatcgccaagatggacgGCATGGCAGGTCTCGAGGGCTGGCGTTGGATCTTTATCATCGAAGGTCTATTCACCGTTATAGTCGCCATCATGTgcgtcttcctcctctgcgaCTCGCCTGCCCTGTCTACACGATGgctcgacgccgacgagaTCCGATACCTCGAGCTTCGCCAGCTCAGCCGCCGTGCCACCATGCCAGGAGACTACAAGGATAACCACAGCCATTTCAACTGGGCAATCTTTAAGGATATTCTCTTTGACTACAAGATTTGGCTCCTCTTTTTCGCCAATTGGTCCAACGCTGTGCCCAACTACGCCATGAAGTTCACTATGCCCAGCATTCTCAAGGGCATGGGATACACTTCTTCCCACGCGCAGCTGATGACGATTCCTCCATATGCTGTGGGCGCCATCTCGGCCTACGTGTTTGCAATCTTTGCCGACAAGTATTCCTGGCGATACCCCTTCATTCTTGGACCCCAGTGCTGTCTCGTCACAGCCTTCATCATTCTCTTCGCCAAGTCTGGGGATGTCGAGAATAGCATTGCTGCCTGCTACTTTGCTGTTTGCCTGGCATGCTTTGG CATGTATCCTATCCTCCCTGGCGTCAATGCCTGGAACGTCGCCAACACCCCCGACCCAGCGAAGCGATCCGTCAACATCGGTCTTCTCGTTTGTGTTGGCAACATTGGCGGCCTGATTGGGTCATACATTTACCTCGATCGAGAGGCACCGCGATACCCGACTGGCTATGGCACATCTCTTGCTTTTGGACTTGCTGGTATCATCGCGGCAACATTGCTGGAGTTCCTACTCAAGCGAGacaatgccaagaaggcccagatgTCTGAGGACGAGATCCGAGAGCGGTACACCGATGAAGAGTTGATGCAGATGGGAGAGAAGAGTCCTCTTTTCAAATGGGCTCTGTAG